In Choloepus didactylus isolate mChoDid1 chromosome 18, mChoDid1.pri, whole genome shotgun sequence, a single genomic region encodes these proteins:
- the TUBG1 gene encoding tubulin gamma-1 chain, translating to MPREIITLQLGQCGNQIGFEFWKQLCAEHGISPEGIVEEFATEGTDRKDVFFYQADDEHYIPRAVLLDLEPRVIHSILNSPYAKLYNPENIYLSEHGGGAGNNWASGFSQGEKIHEDIFDIIDREADGSDSLEGFVLCHSIAGGTGSGLGSYLLERLNDRYPKKLVQTYSVFPNQDEMSDVVVQPYNSLLTLKRLTQNADCVVVLDNTALNRIATDRLHIQNPSFSQINQLVSTIMSASTTTLRYPGYMNNDLIGLIASLIPTPRLHFLMTGYTPLTTDQSVASVRKTTVLDVMRRLLQPKNVMVSTGRDRQTNHCYIAILNIIQGEVDPTQVHKSLQRIRERKLANFIPWGPASIQVALSRKSPYLPSAHRVSGLMMANHTSISSLFERTCRQYDKLRKREAFLEQFRKEDIFKENFDELDTSREIVQQLIDEYHAATRPDYISWGTQEQ from the exons ATGCCGAGGGAAATCATCACCCTACAGCTGGGCCAGTGCGGCAATCAGA ttgGGTTCGAGTTCTGGAAACAGCTGTGCGCCGAGCATGGTATCAGCCCCGAGGGCATCGTGGAGGAGTTCGCCACCGAGGGCACTGACCGCAAGGACGTCTTTTTCTACCAG GCAGATGATGAGCACTATATCCCGCGGGCCGTGCTGCTGGACCTGGAGCCCCGGGTGATCCACTCCATCCTCAACTCGCCCTACGCCAAGCTCTACAACCCAGAGAACATCTACCTGTCGGAGCACGGTGGAGGAGCTGGCAACAACTGGGCCAGTGGATTCTCCCAG GGAGAGAAGATCCACGAAGACATTTTTGACATCATAGACCGGGAGGCAGATGGCAGTGACAGTCTGGAG GGCTTTGTGCTGTGTCACTCCATCGCTGGTGGGACAGGCTCTGGCCTGGGCTCCTACCTCTTAGAACGGCTGAACGACAG GTATCCCAAGAAGCTGGTGCAGACGTACTCGGTGTTTCCCAACCAGGACGAGATGAGCGACGTGGTGGTGCAGCCCTACAACTCGCTGCTCACGCTCAAGAGGCTGACCCAGAACGCTGACTGTGTG GTGGTGTTGGACAACACAGCCCTGAACCGGATCGCCACAGACCGCCTGCACATCCAGAACCCATCCTTCTCCCAGATCAACCAGCTG GTGTCCACCATCATGTCAGCCAGCACCACCACCCTGCGCTACCCCGGCTACATGAACAACGACCTCATCGGCCTCATCGCCTCGCTTATCCCCACGCCGCGACTCCACTTCCTCATGACTGGCTACACCCCCCTCACCACGGACCAGTCG GTGGCCAGCGTGAGGAAGACCACAGTCTTGGATGTCATGAGGCGGCTGCTGCAGCCCAAGAACGTGATGGTGTCCACAGGCCGGGATCGCCAGACCAACCACTGCTACATCGCCATCCTCAACATCATCCAGGGAGAGGTGGACCCCACCCAG GTCCACAAGAGCCTGCAGAGGATCCGAGAACGGAAGTTGGCCAACTTCATCCCCTGGGGCCCAGCCAGCATCCAGGTGGCCCTGTCACGGAAGTCTCCCTACCTGCCCTCGGCCCACCGGGTCAGTGGGCTCATGATGGCCAACCACACCAGCATCTCCTCG CTCTTCGAGCGGACTTGTCGCCAATATGACAAACTGCGGAAGCGGGAGGCCTTCCTGGAACAGTTTCGCAAGGAGGACATCTTCAAGGAGAACTTTGATGAGCTGGACACGTCCAGGGAGATTGTGCAGCAGCTCATCGACGAGTACCATGCAGCCACACGGCCCGACTACATCTCCTGGGGAACCCAGGAGCAGTGA